The Bacteroidales bacterium genome contains the following window.
GGTGAATTTCAGGTTTGCTGCTGATGTTGGGACAGCCCGGGGTATCTTGCACGCCAAGACAGAGAACACACCTTTTAACAAGTATCATTTACCTACGATCAATCTGGAGGATATGATAAAGAAAGACAGTGTTTTTCAATTTAAAGATGCTGTCGTTAGTAGCCGGGACCACTGACAACCCCTTCATCGCAGAGATATTTTTAAAAGACAATTGCGGAGAAGGGCTAATCATCTTGAAGCTTATTGCAGATGGAGACAGGTGGATGGATATGCTTAAGAGCCGTGTTAAAACAGCACACACCTGTAAGGAGGAGACTGCGCACGAAATTTTTAAGAAGATTCTTAAGGAATACCATCCCGCATTCCTCCAGTTTCAAAGAGTGATGGAAGGGAATTATGTTTCACCTTATTGAAAACCGGGATTTAACTGAACATATTGTAGGCTTCCCTTTTTGGCTACGCTTGTTTCTCCAGGTAGGCCTGATACATAAAATCCAGGCCCTGATTGAGTTCAATGGAGTGTTTGTAGCGCTGTGGCATCATCAGATCCAAAATTAGCCAAATTCTCAGAAGGCGGAAGACTACTCCCTTCTATTCTGATAGTATCCGGTATAACTCCTGATTCAAATAGTAGTGATGCCCTGCGATTTCTTTCTTTTCTAACACCTGCATTTCACATAAACTGTTTAAATATTCCCTGGCCGTGTTTTCAGCGTAGATCTTTGAGTCAACCAGGTGCTTTACTTTTGTGAATGGTTGTGTAAAGAGGAATTCTATAAGATTTTCAGGCCTTCTGAATTTTCGATCAGTCTTTTTAATATAGTCCAGAACAGAGTCTTTCGCCTGAACAATATCATTGATCTTGTGCAAGGTAATACTTGCTGTACTTTCAACAGCCCTAAGCATAAACAGGATCCAGTCTTTCCAGTTACCTCTTTGAGAAACACCCATCATTGTAAAATAGTAGTCTTCCTTATGCTCAAGAATATACCGGCTGAGGAACAGTATAGGAACATCCAGTAATCCTTTGTTTGTCAGGTAATGGATGTTAAATACACGACCGGTTCTTCCGTTTCCGTCACGGAAGGGATGAATGGCTTCAAACTGAAAATGTGAAATAGCCATTTTTATGAGATGATCGATTGGGTATTGCTCATCATTGTTCAGAAATTCAACAAGATTATTCAACTTATTTCGAATGACAGACGACCCTCTTGGTGGTGTATATATAACCTGACCTGCATTTGTTTGTGAACCTCCTTGTTTAATAGTAGTATTCAGGAATTCAGGCCGGATTCCTTCAGTTGTCTGTTGTATTTCCTGAAAAACCCGGATGAAGTAGTCCTGATCGAATACCTTAGACTCCAGTAAATAATGATAGCCTGACCAAAGTGCTTCCCGGTATCTTAACACCTCTTTGGAGGCACCGCTTGTTTCCACTTTCTGATCGCTATATGCTTTGTATAACTCATCATTAGTTGTGAAAATATTCTCAATTTCACTTGAGCTTTTGGCTTCCTGCAGGCTGATCGAGTTTATTAATAGTCCCTGATTAGGAATCACTGCACTGCGACCATGAAGCCTTGCCAATGCAGCTTTGGCATGGCCAAGTTGTTCCATCACCTCGACAGTCCGATAGAGTTCCTCCCGGACAGGTAACAGGGGCAGATCATTCCACGGAATAGTGCGATCAGGATTCACCGGATATAATAATTCAGACATTAATAAATACGAATTTTAATGTATACTCGATTTTTAACCTTAAATATAAGTGTTTTTTCTTACTAAACATTAATTATTGGGATTTTTAATGTGCTTCTGCTCTTTTCGCCCGGGCCCGATCTCATCCATGACCTGAACCAGACCTACTATTTTTTTGGATGAAACGATCTGAAAGTTTTTGCGGTTTTTATCGGTATTATGGCCGATAAATGGAATTTAAGGTTGTTGGATCATCATCTAAAAAGAAGCTAATAAGTGTTATTATAATATCCAAAAGATATAACTACAGGTCATTATACTTCAGTGAAATTACGAAGAAGGATTAATGATCTTGAAGCTGATTTCCTTGTAAGTTTGTACAACATCAAGGGAAATCCTTGTAAAATAGAATTAAAAAATGAGTGATAAGGATATCAGGTGGGAACAACGGTTCTCCAATTTCAACAAAGCGTTAAAAAAGCTCACAGATGCGGTAGGATATATAGATACGGACTTTGAGAATGCTGATGTTGTTCTTGAGGAGATTATCATGGAAGGGTTCATTCATCGTTTTGAATATACCTTTGAGCTGGCCTGGAACGTAATGAAAGATTATGCCCTGTATCAGGGCAATTCGGATATTGGAGGCTCGCGTGACGCAATCAGATATGCTTTTTCAACAAAGCTTATTGCAGATGGAGACAGGTGGATGGATATGCTTAAGAGCCGTGTTAAAACAGCACACACCTGTAACGAGGAGACTGCGCACGAAATTTTTAAGAAGATTCTTGAGGAATACCATCCCGCATTCCTCCAGTTTCAAAGAGTGATGGAAGGGAAATATGTTTCACCTTATTGAAAACCGGGATTTAACTGAACATATTGTAAGCTTCCCCTTTTTAGCTACGCTTGTTTCTCCAGGTAGGCCTGATACATGAAATCCAGGCCCTGAGTGAGTTCGATGGAGTGTTTGAAGCCCAGGCCATGGAGCAGGTCCACGTTGGTGAGCTTACGTTTGGTGCCATCGGGTTTTTCGCTGTTAAAACAGAGCTCTCCCCGGAAGTTCAGGGTGTTCTTGATCTTTTCCGCCAGGTCTTTGATGGAGATCTCCTGGCCGGTTCCGATATTGACAAAGTGGATTTTCCGGGGATCTTTGGGATCCGTGGGGGTGGGGGTGAAGGCATTGATCTGACCGATATTCACCTTCTCCATCATAAATACGCAGGCAGCGGCCATATCTTCGGAGTACATAAATTCCCGCAGGGGTGTACCGCTGCCCCAGATCTCCACGTTTACCTGCTTGTTTTTTTTACGAATGCCGTATTTGTCCAGGATGTTCAGGATTTCGTGCTCCTGCCTGCTTCCGTCGATTCCTTCGATGGGATAGGTGTTCAGGTCTTTCCGGATCGCTTCCCAGTCCTTGTTTTCCAGGCATTTTCCCAGGTGGATCTTTCTGAGCAGGGCAGGGAGGACGTGGGATTTTTCCAGGTCGAAGTTGTCGTTGGGACCGTAGAGATTGGTGGGCATCACGGCTATAAAGTTGGTGCCGTACTGGATGTTGTACGATTCGCAGAGCTTCATGCCGGCGATCTTGGCGATGGCATAGGGCTCGTTGGTGTATTCGAGGGGACCGCTTAGCAGATATTCCTCTTTCATGGGCTGGGGCGCCTCCCGGGGATAAATGCAGGTGGAGCCCAGGAACAGGAGCTTCTTGGTGCCATTCAGCCAGGCCTGATGGATCACATTGTTCTGGATCATCAGGTTCTGGTAGATAAACTCGCCCCGGTAGGTATTGTTGGCCACCACGCCTCCTACTTTGGCGGCGGCCAGGATCACGTATTCGGGTTTTTCTTTTTTGAAGAAGGCTTGTACTTCGGCCTGATTGCTCAGGTCCAGCTCGCTGAAATCGCGGGTAAGCAGATGGGTATATCCTTTCTCCTTCAGCGTTTTGGTAATGGCCGAACCCACCAGGCCGGTATGGCCTGCGACGTATATTTTAGCGTTCTTTTCCATGTTTTTTCTTTCTTACTCAAAATAATTGAGTGTTTTAAATCCGCCGGCTTTCAGGTAGCTTTCCTTTTTCATCAGGTTGATATCCGAGTGCATCATTTCTTCGATCAGGCCCTGCAGGTCGTATCTGGGTACCCAGCCCAGTTTTTTCCGGGCTTTACCGGCGTTTCCGATAAGAAGGTCCACTTCGCTGGGACGGTAATAGGCCGGGTCCACGGCCACCACGGCGGTGTTCGATTTGATTTTCTCTTTGATGCCCGGAATAAAGGTTTCGCCCACCATCTTTGAGAAACGGCTTTCATCCAGACTGACGATGGCTGCGCTTTCCTTTTCGCCTTCTCCGCTGAAGTTCAACTCCAGTCCGGTCTCCGCAAAGGCTTTTTTGATAAACGAGCGGACTTCCGTGGTAATTCCGGTGGCAATCACGTAGTCGTCCGGTTCGTCCTGCTGGAGGATCAGGTACATGGCTTCCACGTAGTCCTTGGCATGGCCCCAGTCGCGTTTGGCCGACATGTTCCCTACATAGAGTCTTTCCTGCATGCCCAGGGCGATCCGGGCGGTGGCCCGGGTGATTTTCCTGGTCACGAAGGTTTCCCCGCGTATGGGTGATTCATGGTTAAAGAGGATGCCGTTGCTGGCGTGCATGTTGTAGGCTTCGCGGTAGTTCACCGTGATCCAGTAGGCATAGAGCTTGGCCACGCCATAGGGGCTCCTGGGGTAGAAGGGGGTTTTTTCGTACTGGGGCACCTGTTGCACCAGTCCGTAGAGCTCGGAGGTACTGGCCTGGTAAATGCGGGTCTTTTCGATCATGTTCAGCAGCCTCACGGCCTCCAGGATGCGCAGGGTGCCCAGTCCGTCGGCATTGGCGGTATATTCAGGGGAATCAAAACTCACCTTTACATGGCTCATGGCCCCCAGGTTGTAGATCTCGTCGGGCTGCGTCTCCTGGATAATGCGGGTCAGGTTCATGGAGTCGGTCAGGTCGCCGTAATGCAGCACCAGGTTCCGGTCCTCCACATGGGGGTCCTGGTAAAGGTGGTCGATCCGTTCGGTATTAAAGCTCGAAGCCCGGCGTTTGATTCCGTGCACCGTGTAGCCTTTCTTCAATAAGTATTCGGTCATGTAGGCTCCGTCCTGACCGGTGATTCCGGTGATTAATGCGACTTTGGACATATTGTATCAGTTGATTTTTTCAATTAGTGAGGCATGCACTTCCACGGTCAGGTTCTGATCGATGCCCATGATCCTCACCAGCACTTTCTTTCGATTGCCCTCGGTGATCAGTTCGCCTTTCAGGCCTTTCAGGCTGCCCGCCGTGACCATCACCAGATCTCCC
Protein-coding sequences here:
- a CDS encoding Fic/DOC family N-terminal domain-containing protein, with amino-acid sequence MSELLYPVNPDRTIPWNDLPLLPVREELYRTVEVMEQLGHAKAALARLHGRSAVIPNQGLLINSISLQEAKSSSEIENIFTTNDELYKAYSDQKVETSGASKEVLRYREALWSGYHYLLESKVFDQDYFIRVFQEIQQTTEGIRPEFLNTTIKQGGSQTNAGQVIYTPPRGSSVIRNKLNNLVEFLNNDEQYPIDHLIKMAISHFQFEAIHPFRDGNGRTGRVFNIHYLTNKGLLDVPILFLSRYILEHKEDYYFTMMGVSQRGNWKDWILFMLRAVESTASITLHKINDIVQAKDSVLDYIKKTDRKFRRPENLIEFLFTQPFTKVKHLVDSKIYAENTAREYLNSLCEMQVLEKKEIAGHHYYLNQELYRILSE
- a CDS encoding nucleotidyltransferase substrate binding protein, with the translated sequence MSDKDIRWEQRFSNFNKALKKLTDAVGYIDTDFENADVVLEEIIMEGFIHRFEYTFELAWNVMKDYALYQGNSDIGGSRDAIRYAFSTKLIADGDRWMDMLKSRVKTAHTCNEETAHEIFKKILEEYHPAFLQFQRVMEGKYVSPY
- a CDS encoding GDP-L-fucose synthase — protein: MEKNAKIYVAGHTGLVGSAITKTLKEKGYTHLLTRDFSELDLSNQAEVQAFFKKEKPEYVILAAAKVGGVVANNTYRGEFIYQNLMIQNNVIHQAWLNGTKKLLFLGSTCIYPREAPQPMKEEYLLSGPLEYTNEPYAIAKIAGMKLCESYNIQYGTNFIAVMPTNLYGPNDNFDLEKSHVLPALLRKIHLGKCLENKDWEAIRKDLNTYPIEGIDGSRQEHEILNILDKYGIRKKNKQVNVEIWGSGTPLREFMYSEDMAAACVFMMEKVNIGQINAFTPTPTDPKDPRKIHFVNIGTGQEISIKDLAEKIKNTLNFRGELCFNSEKPDGTKRKLTNVDLLHGLGFKHSIELTQGLDFMYQAYLEKQA
- the gmd gene encoding GDP-mannose 4,6-dehydratase; its protein translation is MSKVALITGITGQDGAYMTEYLLKKGYTVHGIKRRASSFNTERIDHLYQDPHVEDRNLVLHYGDLTDSMNLTRIIQETQPDEIYNLGAMSHVKVSFDSPEYTANADGLGTLRILEAVRLLNMIEKTRIYQASTSELYGLVQQVPQYEKTPFYPRSPYGVAKLYAYWITVNYREAYNMHASNGILFNHESPIRGETFVTRKITRATARIALGMQERLYVGNMSAKRDWGHAKDYVEAMYLILQQDEPDDYVIATGITTEVRSFIKKAFAETGLELNFSGEGEKESAAIVSLDESRFSKMVGETFIPGIKEKIKSNTAVVAVDPAYYRPSEVDLLIGNAGKARKKLGWVPRYDLQGLIEEMMHSDINLMKKESYLKAGGFKTLNYFE